The Coleofasciculaceae cyanobacterium DNA segment CTTCTGACTCTTTGATAGTAATTTTATAAGCCATCTCTTCGAGTAAAATCAGAAGATCGTCCCGCAGATTATTAATCGAATAGTTCCGTTGAGCTTCAATTTCACAATAAGCATTTAACGCCCAATCCTTTTCCGCTCCTCTTTGACCACTTTTCTTATTAATACGAATTAAAAAAGCTGTCATTTGATTGAGTTGCAGCATACTTTCTTTAATCTTTTCGGCATTAGTTTCTTTGTAGCCAAAAGGAGGGCGGGGAGCGACCCAAATATGCAAAGGTACTTGATGACGGTAACGATGGAGAGCCTGACAGCATTCAGTAGCCGATTGAGATACAGCATGGAAAGCACCAAAGACTGCATCAAAGTGATAGTCGCAGATATCAACTCCCGTACCCAAACTGGGAGAAGCTAAAAGAGCATCGACGTTTTTTACTTCAGTAGAGATATCTTTGATAAATGCCTTGTTCGCACTACTACCGCTATTATCAGCGTGAATTGACCAGATACGTAGTTTGCTACCATTTTGAGAGTTAACCCCTGTTCCTGGCTCAAATAACGCGCGCTCCTCGTCAACAGAGACTGTCATCATAGCTTCTAACTTTTTGATGAACTTTTTCGAGTCAGAAACCACCATGATTTTCTGTCCCATCATCAAGGCAATGGAAATTTTAGCGACTAAGGCACTGCTGTCTTTGTCTTCGTAGAAAAATACTTCTCTTCCAGCCTGTTTGTACTCGTTCTTGATGATGAAAGGAACTTCTCCCTCTGGGCGCATAGCGCGAAAGAAGTCTACGGTGACATCGTTCATGTGTGCGTCGGCTAAAACAACTAGCTTGGCTTTGCCGATGATATATTCCAAAACCTCAAGGATTTCCGCCCGATGTTCTTTACAGGTCTTGCTGTGAAGCAGGTGAGCGAGATTCTGACAGGCTTCGTCAACGAACACGCAATCGTATTCGTTGAACTGAGTTTGCAGCTTGTAGAGGCTATCTACAGTAATGGAAAGACTTAGTGCCTTAGCCAATTGACCCTGAGAGATTTCCGAGTACATCTGGGTGAATAATCGCTCGGAGAGATTCTTCATCAGATTGACTCGATGACCGACATTAAGAAATCTCGCACGAGGATGCTCTCTACGAAGTTTTGCTAGCAATTCCGTCTTACCAGTTCCCATTCCACTTTCTATCGCTATTAGACCCTGTTCTGGGAGTCTGAGGGCATCGCTGAGGTATTGGGTGTTGAGTAGAACGTTAGCAGGATATTTTTTACTCAGTCCCCAGGTTTTTTTTCGAGACTTCCTGAGATAGTCTTTGAGGGTTAAAGCGCGGTCTAGAATTTTGGCAATGAGAGACAAAGCTCGTTTGCCGTTGGCAGTTACAAAATCATCAACCCCTTTTTCTGAACCTTCAGGCAAAGATGCGATGGAACAGGATGCCCCCGCAGCTTCGATTACTTTTCCAGTCAGAACGCTTGCTAGATGAACTGCATGGCGAGTGCTGGGCTTTTCATCGTTGTCGAAGAGGATAATAAATTTGCGCCCCGAACTTACCATCGGCACAAGATCTGGATGCAGATAATCTATGCCAGTCTCTTGGTTTTTGACTCGACCCATCCAAATACCAGGAAGGGCGATCGCTACAAAACCAAGAGAAAGCAGACAAGCAGCTTTTTTTTCTCCTTCGGTGAGGAGGATGGGTATTTCGGGATGTTTTGCTACCCACGACCAAAAGCAATAGTCATCTCTTGGTTCGGGATCTGGTTGTAAGGATAATTGCAGATTAGCTGGGAGAAAAGGA contains these protein-coding regions:
- a CDS encoding plasmid replication protein, CyRepA1 family — its product is MSEKKAFDNAENNSSDSIQPNHLTEWRESSVDDRLTALNLLSLSGTEPQNHLFCFLPNSERRNDGRVRDKWLHRYAHTETGGYWISGLDPQNNWQKWDYGRFKPDLPRIDGDGKTIKYESPPKSESHPTYFDVPNHIWDKVAKRYRISRYRSPLSLRLADKNPPSSKGYSLTSTGQKRSLSDCLRGGVKPAPFLPANLQLSLQPDPEPRDDYCFWSWVAKHPEIPILLTEGEKKAACLLSLGFVAIALPGIWMGRVKNQETGIDYLHPDLVPMVSSGRKFIILFDNDEKPSTRHAVHLASVLTGKVIEAAGASCSIASLPEGSEKGVDDFVTANGKRALSLIAKILDRALTLKDYLRKSRKKTWGLSKKYPANVLLNTQYLSDALRLPEQGLIAIESGMGTGKTELLAKLRREHPRARFLNVGHRVNLMKNLSERLFTQMYSEISQGQLAKALSLSITVDSLYKLQTQFNEYDCVFVDEACQNLAHLLHSKTCKEHRAEILEVLEYIIGKAKLVVLADAHMNDVTVDFFRAMRPEGEVPFIIKNEYKQAGREVFFYEDKDSSALVAKISIALMMGQKIMVVSDSKKFIKKLEAMMTVSVDEERALFEPGTGVNSQNGSKLRIWSIHADNSGSSANKAFIKDISTEVKNVDALLASPSLGTGVDICDYHFDAVFGAFHAVSQSATECCQALHRYRHQVPLHIWVAPRPPFGYKETNAEKIKESMLQLNQMTAFLIRINKKSGQRGAEKDWALNAYCEIEAQRNYSINNLRDDLLILLEEMAYKITIKESEGDVKIKNKMLEAGRYLNNVHQLAVVNATDISKQEYLSRQAKDYLEPEEIVECEKYRIKRDYGMAVTDELVKKDKQGSLIGQFIALESLLANSEDKIVDPETNREYPAPPQIVSDKDLKERDNLPLCMDWHNYSSLWLARYNLGLPKLVTRLMSGEEICAADPDVKKIAEAANASRVHLKAILNLTVPENCKPMWLVGVLIGQLGLKTVSNKKGKRGEQVRYYSLAKEDTIFAIEVLQYRIKQREEKAKRELEQQEKNREHQAMMQVQYGIDPPVDIVSTPPNKENVYTSGGGMDTDENWLNSDKNLLSKFNSELKQKLKRYFSILRGDDFGEVQPV